Below is a genomic region from Planococcus lenghuensis.
TTCCCGGGTGGACATATCGAAGAAAATGAGACGCCAGAAGGCTGTTTTCAAAGAGAAGCGATGGAGGAAGGATATGTTTCGGGGCATTGTCAATTGCTAGGACATATTGTGGTCGATCACACAGAAAATCCGATTTGGGATGAAAATGGAAAATACCCTAAAATCGGCTGCCAAGTATTTTATCGAATGAACATCGAAAAATTACATTCCTTTAAAGCAGAACATGAATCTGCGCAAAGAATCTTCATTCCCCTCAATGAAATTGCTGCTTACTACACGAAGTGGAATGCGCTTTATCAAGAAATTCTTCTGGAAGCTGTTGACTTGAATAGGAGATAGGATAAGGAAATAAATTAACTAAAGTGCTGAAAAGTTAACTTGAATTTAAACATGGGTGATAACTATAAATCTATCCCAAATTAAGAAAAGTAAATGTAGGAAGCAGATAAAAAGAAGGAAGGAGGTTGAAAAAATAATTTTCGTTCCTCCACTATCCACTCTAAGCTAATCCCTGCCAATAAGACTCCAACTCAGAGGGATTTTCGGTACCTATTGTGCCGAGTGTTATAAATACTTTTTGTTGGACAAGCTCATATCATGGAGAAAAGGAGAGGAAACGGGAATGAAACAAGGAAAAATGGTGAAAATCAGAGGGAAAGATATGTATGTTGAACTCTATGGAGAGGAACATGAAGAGGCAATTCTATATTTGCATGGCGGTCCAGGAGAAAGCTGTTATGATTTTTCGTTTCATCAGGCTGAGAGACTCTCAACTCGCTTTAAGGTCGTAGCAATCGACCAGCGCGGCGTATGCAGGTCTGAGGAAATCAAAGAGAATGAGTTATTTGCTCTGCAGGATCTGATCGAGGACTGTGAAGAATTAAGAAAGCATTTGAACGTAGAGAAATGGTCGCTCATTGGTCACTCGTTTGGCGGCTTCTTAAGTGTCCTGTATAGTTCTCTTTACCCCGGCTCCATACATAAAGTTATTTTGGAATGCCCGACATTCGATTTTTCTTTATCATCCAAAAGCCTTCTCCAGAAGACGGCTCGCCTGTCTGAAGCGATTGGCAATTTTGAGATTGCAGAGAAATGCCTAAAGCTGGCAAATACAGCTGAGCAAGTTTCTTCGAAAGAACTACTGGATAAGTACTTGGAGTACAGCGATACTCTTGGGGAAGAACGCATGGCGATTTACAGACATAATCAGAACCATCCCACTGATTACGCTCTTTATTCCGAAGAGGAATGGGAGGCTTTCTATGATAAATCAGAAATTCACTTCGACATGCTACGGGCAGAGGGGGAAATCTATCAATCACTGCTGCCATTACTCGAAAACATAAAAGTTCCCATGTTATTAATAACGGCTGAGTATGATCCCGTCACATGCGGTGAACAGATTCGAACATTTACAGAGTCAGCGGAGAATGGAGAAGTTGTACATTTCTCTGATTGCGGTCACTCTCCCCACTATGAAAATCCTGACCGTTTTTGTAACGAGGTTCTCCAATTTCTCCATTCAGAACTATTTTCTCAAACCAGCGGAAATAACTGAGTCTCCCAAAATAACCGTAAAAGAGAGTGCTACATGACTGTTCAAAAAAGAATAAGAGAATATGGCGTAGAAATCGGGAAGCTAAAGACAGGACCGCTCAACAAAATAACAGATGTAGACGGGGTGACAGTAGGACATGTAACACTAAATGACGGGAGCACGCAAACCGGTGTCACTGCCATAGTGCCTCATCAAGGAAACGTTTTTAAGGAAAAATTCATTGCCGCCAACCATGTCATCAACGGGTTCGGAAAGACAATGGGGACCATTCAAATGACCGAGCTGGGTACACTGGAGACGCCGATTGTTCTGACGAATACCTTGAATGTCGGAACAGCGGCTGATGCCCTGATTGAATATACACTGGAGAGAAATCCGGAAATCGGCCGCACGACTGGAACAGTGAATCCGGTCGTCGGGGAATGCAATGATATGTTGCTGAATGACGTGCGAGCAAAGTTCGTTCAGCCGGAACATGTTCGTCAGGCGTTACGGAATGCTTCCGCTGACTTCGAGGAGGGGTCAATTGGCGCTGGCAGGGGCATGCTCTGTTACTCCTTGAAAGGAGGAATTGGTTCAGCTTCCCGGCTCATGGAAATGGATCATGGCAATTACATGATGGGTGTATTGGTCTTATCGAACTTCGGAATCCTGAGCGACTTAAGAATCGACGGCAGAGCAGTTGGCCAGGAATTGAAGGAAGCACTCCGGCAAAGCTACAAGGAAGAGGATAAGGGATCAATCATGATTATTGTTGCAACCGATCTTCCCGTTTCCGAACGGCAGCTGAACCGAATCATCAAGCGTTCAATTACGGGTCTATCCAGAACAGGATCCATTATCACGAACGGGAGCGGAGAAGTGGTCATCGGGTTCTCGACAACAAATAAGATACCGCATGACAAATCAGCGAATCTTTTAAAGCTGTCGCAAATTCATGAAGAGGATATAGATATGGCCTTCAGAGCGATC
It encodes:
- a CDS encoding NUDIX hydrolase; the protein is MTVSYVKWGEATVKLSWESNNVLPDYGLITSVHGFCFYEDQLLLVDLNHRGWDFPGGHIEENETPEGCFQREAMEEGYVSGHCQLLGHIVVDHTENPIWDENGKYPKIGCQVFYRMNIEKLHSFKAEHESAQRIFIPLNEIAAYYTKWNALYQEILLEAVDLNRR
- a CDS encoding alpha/beta fold hydrolase → MKQGKMVKIRGKDMYVELYGEEHEEAILYLHGGPGESCYDFSFHQAERLSTRFKVVAIDQRGVCRSEEIKENELFALQDLIEDCEELRKHLNVEKWSLIGHSFGGFLSVLYSSLYPGSIHKVILECPTFDFSLSSKSLLQKTARLSEAIGNFEIAEKCLKLANTAEQVSSKELLDKYLEYSDTLGEERMAIYRHNQNHPTDYALYSEEEWEAFYDKSEIHFDMLRAEGEIYQSLLPLLENIKVPMLLITAEYDPVTCGEQIRTFTESAENGEVVHFSDCGHSPHYENPDRFCNEVLQFLHSELFSQTSGNN
- a CDS encoding DmpA family aminopeptidase, whose protein sequence is MTVQKRIREYGVEIGKLKTGPLNKITDVDGVTVGHVTLNDGSTQTGVTAIVPHQGNVFKEKFIAANHVINGFGKTMGTIQMTELGTLETPIVLTNTLNVGTAADALIEYTLERNPEIGRTTGTVNPVVGECNDMLLNDVRAKFVQPEHVRQALRNASADFEEGSIGAGRGMLCYSLKGGIGSASRLMEMDHGNYMMGVLVLSNFGILSDLRIDGRAVGQELKEALRQSYKEEDKGSIMIIVATDLPVSERQLNRIIKRSITGLSRTGSIITNGSGEVVIGFSTTNKIPHDKSANLLKLSQIHEEDIDMAFRAIGEATEEAVLNSLVTAEKVVGRDGNERPAFKDLIQKFNISLTRNT